The Flavobacteriales bacterium genome includes a window with the following:
- a CDS encoding SDR family oxidoreductase: MADINKRNLKSRKHVLITGGNQGIGLETTKAFIDLGYRVTVLARENTPYLKPLDCHFIKYDLNDIEGISKLISTLDHIDVLINNAGIMNVMNYNTYTKIAKNKVMKVNLEAPVELMTCVSKKMIKNKSGRIVNNASIAGQIGHPDIWYGITKAGIINATKSFAKILGPQGIIVNCIAAGPVETDMIHSIPESRKGALLSSVYSGRFAQASEVAKTIAWLGSESPAYINGVCIDINNGAFPR; this comes from the coding sequence ATGGCTGATATCAATAAAAGAAATTTGAAATCAAGAAAGCATGTTCTCATTACTGGAGGAAATCAAGGAATAGGATTAGAGACGACTAAGGCATTTATAGATCTTGGATATAGAGTTACCGTTCTGGCCAGGGAAAACACACCGTATTTAAAACCGCTTGATTGTCATTTTATCAAATATGACCTCAATGACATTGAGGGTATTTCTAAATTAATATCCACATTAGATCATATTGATGTGCTGATTAATAATGCGGGTATTATGAACGTAATGAATTACAATACTTACACGAAAATTGCGAAAAATAAAGTGATGAAGGTGAACCTCGAAGCACCCGTTGAGTTAATGACGTGTGTATCCAAAAAAATGATTAAAAATAAATCTGGTAGAATCGTAAATAATGCTTCAATCGCTGGGCAAATTGGTCATCCAGATATTTGGTATGGAATAACGAAAGCTGGTATTATTAATGCAACAAAAAGCTTCGCTAAAATATTGGGTCCTCAAGGTATCATCGTTAACTGTATTGCCGCAGGACCTGTTGAAACGGATATGATTCATTCAATTCCAGAAAGCAGGAAAGGGGCCTTGTTAAGTAGTGTTTATTCTGGGAGATTTGCACAAGCTAGTGAGGTGGCTAAAACAATAGCATGGTTGGGTTCTGAAAGTCCAGCTTATATCAATGGCGTTTGTATTGATATAAATAATGGCGCCTTTCCGAGATAA